One Paramisgurnus dabryanus chromosome 10, PD_genome_1.1, whole genome shotgun sequence genomic region harbors:
- the igsf9a gene encoding protein turtle homolog B, which translates to MTSKTLPVLEVLIVAVLCLYSHTRATDDIVHAKIGGTAILTCILPDPNLVISASQHVIEWVRLGYDIPILIQFGIHDPRVHPNYDGRVSLIGGSSLQVRELLLDDEGWYECRVLPLDKPTDEFRSNGHQTLLSVTAPPIFTETLPPVVEVFLGRSAVLKCATRGNPQPMITWFKDGVTIKPQSKVKIVNGSLSFTAVSRDSRGMYQCHVSNTEGNVTHITELKVIGPPEIIIPPSDTVLYMNQNAKLKCQAEADPPNMTYVWQRNGQDIYHIESLKSRVKVIVDGTLQISHLTPEDSGNYTCMPTNGLPVSPSASAILTVQHPAQVMHMPKLTYLATGMKGVISCPFRSEPPLTHVDWTKDGKPLYLGMYPGWTLTSDGSIVIATANDDAAGVYTCTPFNSIGTMGKSEPTTVKLEDPPSFQVSPRKEYREDAGQMLVIPCQMDGNPAPKVTWRKVGGSSRSQFSVKADGSLILQPLIKDHQGEWECSSSNRVATASVRTTVFVLGTSPHAVSSVSVIPGINEANVSWVPGFDGGSNQKFTVWYKQMSSGKKEERQEWMFFPVLSTDNSMLVTDLLPATEYQFRVIAQNKAGSGPYSDITTIKTLETSSVVTKLEPPTSLSVNQSSEGIVLWWSMPQSSTNDGFVVQSRFEGGEWHNLKEDISPNERQIFLPWLCEDCKYELRLLSQHGDQLSMPSPSVSVSNDPPIPPPPGFHNELLAGVMGGVALLCIVLLLTLAIVCFVFYKRGKRHRENKQDLPPAKNKKPPTNPDSTMEKLLPARPLSITSTSSGHSSLDKSTHNDFHAQRQQQLPQANPPSHHSLPESHLQRASLAAMSSVEFIHRGPDGRFNVEEDVSDASSHMKRNLGQNSHRSSEGNRSVGIKKSQSLRSYRDDRKKPPFVLSVDLPPFGSDIPSSNRTRAMAKHLSLNGHYMPIREQEFLGAPDLTSLCSESSSFFYPNSESTFGQQSLKQVKVHSAASALVLQMEHEREQGNLSRCLSLAREREELERELRRYTVNPNQSIQDVYGEIYKTRETSTPLGIYPGTRHSFLSDNTSILKGRSASCIPWEERHRLSSASLVPLHTLYEKDNRNRHNHGYHTMQRSSFHRSKSLDRGERQKSYTWDQRRSRTPVDTNFSRVIDESVKTAKPYAGYSQKNSRESQQYFDQHIYTTLDDQQEQRMARSSRQINPGDDYSEVSVDGPEHQSQVSLYSRSLVDPAHSYETLDYDRPSLPELEKVRSKEQKLESGNVGSRRTLERLNRTLPPKDFSGTLMRKTKSLGSNNLNRHRSTHSLDSRLHKEQFLPPDAWVDSLTLGRGSTMPSFGSRALSVTDQPKSSLILQTDSLVRSERQLQNHSHQASKSLGGSTKDSKYAKVSERSTNSALSPEGSSWPLSYCPSLTSGSRSQSQDEEREDVDVEINSYRKSSETDGSYRSYASSKSSGRGSMDTPNVRQFSLSPPFTSSPETTEDSDRDEAVLQEPELQERSRRDSVDESYEWDSAYIRMHSVDPKASLSKAVVQREFFKQGKQSTIRDDYRPELDLKEKGLSPPAGFKEPSSPFVVPNILSSRREQESVLAQKIRESSTAFPEPEPDTVLF; encoded by the exons ATGACATCGAAGACTCTTCCTGTGTTGGAAGTCCTCATTGTTGCAGTATTGTGCCTTTATA GTCACACAAGGGCCACCGATGACATCGTCCATGCCAAGATAGGTGGCACTGCTATCTTAACATGCATTTTGCCCGACCCCAACCTGGTCATCTCAGCCTCCCAGCATGTCATTGAGTGGGTACGTCTAGGTTACGACATCCCCATCCTCATCCAATTCGGGATTCACGACCCTCGTGTTCATCCCAACTACGATG GTCGAGTGTCTCTCATCGGGGGCTCATCACTGCAGGTGAGGGAGCTTCTCTTGGACGATGAAGGCTGGTACGAGTGTCGTGTCCTTCCGCTGGACAAGCCCACAGATGAGTTTAGAAGCAATGGACACCAGACTCTGCTCTCAGTCACAG CGCCACCCATATTTACCGAAACCCTGCCTCCCGTCGTCGAAGTATTTTTGGGTAGATCAGCAGTCTTGAAGTGTGCCACCCGTGGGAATCCGCAACCCATGATAACCTGGTTTAAAGATGGTGTCACAATTAAACCTCAAAGCAAAGTGAAG ATCGTGAATGGAAGTCTATCTTTCACTGCTGTAAGCAGAGACTCAAGAGGGATGTATCAGTGTCACGTCTCCAATACTGAAGGAAATGTAACACACATCACAGAGCTCAAAGTCATCG GTCCTCCGGAGATTATAATTCCTCCATCGGACACGGTTCTCTACATGAACCAGAATGCCAAATTGAAATGCCAGGCAGAAGCCGACCCACCCAACATGACCTATGTGTGGCAACGAAACGGACAAGATATTTATCATATTGA gtcTCTGAAGTCTCGGGTTAAGGTCATTGTGGATGGGACCCTCCAAATATCACACTTGACTCCAGAGGATTCTGGGAACTACACTTGTATGCCTACTAATGGACTGCCTGTATCTCCATCTGCTTCAGCCATTCTCACTGTGCAAC ATCCAGCACAGGTGATGCACATGCCCAAGCTGACCTACCTTGCCACAGGCATGAAGGGCGTCATATCCTGCCCATTCAGATCTGAACCACCACTAACACATGTTGACTGGACCAAGGATGGAAAGCCATTGTATTTAGGCATG TATCCTGGATGGACACTTACATCGGACGGCTCTATCGTCATAGCAACAGCCAATGATGATGCTGCAGGTGTATACACATGTACTCCCTTCAACAGCATCGGGACAATGGGCAAATCAGAGCCCACCACTGTTAAGCTTGAG GATCCTCCATCATTTCAAGTCTCACCTCGTAAGGAGTACAGGGAGGACGCGGGCCAGATGCTTGTTATTCCCTGTCAGATGGATGGTAACCCAGCTCCAAAAGTCACATGGAGAAAG GTCGGTGGATCCAGTCGTTCTCAGtttagtgtaaaagcagatggCTCACTCATTCTTCAGCCTCTTATTAAAGACCACCAGGGGGAGTGGGAGTGCAGCTCCAGTAATCGAGTGGCTACTGCCTCTGTGAGAACCACAGTCTTTGTGCTGG GTACAAGTCCCCATGCAGTATCCTCAGTGTCTGTGATCCCGGGAATTAACGAGGCCAATGTGTCCTGGGTGCCTGGCTTTGACGGAGGATCTAACCAGAAATTCACTGTCTG GTACAAGCAGATGTCATCAGGAAAGAAAGAGGAAAGGCAGGAGTGGATGTTTTTTCCTGTCCTGTCTACTGACAACAGTATGTTGGTCACTGATCTACTTCCTGCTACCGAGTATCAGTTTCGTGTCATAGCCCAAAACAAAGCAGGCAGTGGGCCTTACAGTGACATCACCACCATCAAAACTCTGG AAACATCTTCTGTCGTGACCAAGCTTGAACCACCTACAAGTCTTTCAGTTAATCAGAGTTCAGAAGGAATTGTTCTGTGGTGGTCAATGCCTCAGTCTTCAACCAATGATGGTTTTGTCGTCCAATCACGTTTTGAAGGAGGTGAATGGCATAATCTGAAAGAGGACATTAGCCCAAACGAGAGGCAGATCTTTCTTCCGTGGTTATGTGAG GACTGCAAGTATGAACTCAGGCTTCTCTCTCAACACGGAGATCAGCTAAGCATGCCCAGTCCATCAGTCAGTGTCTCAAACG ATCCACCTATCCCCCCCCCTCCAGGGTTTCATAATGAGCTGTTGGCAGGTGTCATGGGTGGTGTGGCACTCCTTTGTATTGTTCTTCTCCTGACCCTGGCAATAGTTTGCTTCGTTTTTTACAAAAGAGGCAAAAGGCACAGAGAAAACAAACAGG ATCTCCCTCCTGCCAAAAATAAGAAACCACCTACGAA CCCTGACAGTACTATGGAAAAGCTCCTACCAGCTCGTCCACTGTCCATCACTTCCACCTCTTCTGGTCATTCCTCCCTTGACAAGTCTACTCACAATGATTTCCATGCCCAGCGACAACAACAACTGCCACAAGCTAATCCTCCATCCCACCACTCACTTCCCGAGAGCCACCTCCAACGGGCATCACTTGCCGCTATGAGCTCTGTGGAGTTCATCCACAGAGGGCCCGATGGTCGCTTTAATGTTGAGGAAGATGTCAGTGATGCCAGTTCTCATATGAAGAGAAACCTAGGTCAAAACTCTCATCGGTCATCAGAAGGAAATAGGAGCGTTGGAATCAAGAAATCCCAGTCTTTAAGATCTTACAGGGATGACAGAAAAAAGCCACCATTTGTCCTTTCTGTGGATCTTCCACCTTTTGGATCGGATATTCCTTCTTCCAACAGAACACGAGCTATGGCTAAACACCTGTCGTTGAATGGCCATTACATGCCCATTCGGGAACAAGAGTTCTTGGGTGCACCAGACCTAACAAGTCTATGCTCGGAAAGCAGCTCTTTTTTCTACCCTAATTCAGAAAGTACGTTTGGTCAGCAATCCCTGAAACAAGTCAAAGTCCACTCTGCAGCCAGTGCCCTGGTTTTGCAGATGGAGCACGAGAGAGAACAAGGAAACCTGAGTCGCTGTTTAAGTTTGGCACGTGAGAGAGAGGAACTTGAAAGAGAGTTGCGCAGGTACACTGTTAACCCGAATCAATCTATTCAGGATGTGTACGGAGAGATTTATAAAACCAGAGAAACTTCGACACCTCTGGGTATCTACCCAGGCACAAGACATAGCTTTTTATCTGATAATACTAGCATTTTGAAGGGAAGATCTGCCTCTTGTATTCCATGGGAAGAAAGACACAGGCTTTCTTCTGCTAGCTTGGTCCCCCTGCATACCTTGTATGAAAAGGATAACAGAAATAGACATAATCACGGTTATCATACAATGCAGAGATCCAGCTTCCATAGATCCAAAAGTCTTGACAGAGGGGAACGCCAAAAGTCATATACATGGGACCAAAGGCGAAGCAGAACGCCTGTTGATACAAACTTCAGTAGAGTCATAGATGAGTCTGTGAAAACGGCCAAACCTTATGCAGGGTATAGTCAGAAGAACTCAAGGGAAAGTCAACAATATTTTGACCAGCACATATATACAACATTGGATGATCAGCAGGAACAGAGAATGGCTAGAAGCTCCCGACAGATAAATCCAGGTGATGATTATTCAGAAGTGAGCGTGGATGGACCCGAACATCAGAGCCAGGTGTCTTTATATTCAAGGTCCTTGGTAGACCCTGCCCACAGTTATGAGACTCTGGATTATGACAGACCTAGCTTACCAGAGCTTGAAAAGGTCAGATCAAAAGAGCAAAAGTTAGAGTCTGGGAATGTGGGTTCAAGAAGAACCCTGGAAAGGTTGAACAGAACTTTACCTCCAAAGGATTTTTCAGGAACTTTGATGCGGAAGACAAAGAGTCTGGGGTCAAACAATTTGAATCGGCATAGGAGCACCCATAGTTTAGACTCAAGACTACACAAGGAGCAGTTTTTGCCTCCAGATGCCTGGGTTGACTCGTTGACGCTTGGTCGAGGTTCTACAATGCCTTCCTTTGGAAGCAGAGCTTTGTCTGTGACAGATCAACCGAAAAGTAGTCTAATTTTACAAACAGATTCACTTGTGAGATCAGAGCGTCAATTGCAAAACCACAGCCATCAGGCCTCTAAATCCCTTGGTGGCTCTACCAAAGACTCTAAGTACGCTAAGGTGTCAGAACGTAGCACAAATTCTGCTTTGTCACCGGAGGGTTCTAGCTGGCCCCTGTCTTATTGCCCCTCTCTAACATCTGGGAGCCGGAGTCAGAGTCAAGATGAGGAGAGAGAGGATGTGGATGTAGAAATAAATAGCTACAGAAAGAGTTCAGAGACGGATGGAAGTTATAGGAGCTATGCGAGTAGTAAGAGTAGTGGTAGAGGAAGCATGGATACCCCTAACGTCAGGCAGTTCTCTCTCAGCCCGCCTTTTACCAGCTCACCAGAGACCACAGAGGACAGTGACCGGGATGAAGCAGTCCTACAAGAACCTGAATTGCAAGAAAG ATCTCGGAGAGACTCTGTGGATGAGAGCTATGAGTGGGACTCTGCCTATATCCGCATGCATTCTGTGGACCCTAAAGCTTCATTAAGCAAAGCAGTTGTACAAAGAGAATTCTTTAAACAAGGAAAGCAAAGCACTATTAGGGATGACTACAGGCCCGAATTAGACCTGAAAGAAAAAG GTCTCTCCCCTCCGGCTGGTTTCAAGGAACCCTCTTCACCTTTTGTAGTTCCAAATATTCTCTCTTCTCGCCGCGAGCAAGAATCAGTTCTCGCTCAGAAGATTCGGGAGAGCTCCACAGCATTCCCAGAACCAGAGCCCGACACCGTTCTCTTCTGA